One part of the Drosophila teissieri strain GT53w chromosome 3R, Prin_Dtei_1.1, whole genome shotgun sequence genome encodes these proteins:
- the LOC122620687 gene encoding uncharacterized protein LOC122620687 produces MHVRRFFCGLLLHFSLLLASAQDEPKVPPAEPTASPIAAEEASKPASKPEAAGSSKCKSDEILSENGCVNRDNFLNKIMMRSWKDEGFGKDMARAGLVDVMQCKEDEVRTPFGCSKPPFPPHRESNRVPVHHSSLHREQVVFSNHGSVRSVHQEKVKIEKEKRTPYTGPPISGHNVPRENYILPGRLLRSGRKCRPYESPGKDGQCHLKKGKTGNYKHGNHVYGLQLRHRHEARG; encoded by the coding sequence ATGCATGTTCGCCGCTTTTTCTGCGGGCTTTTATTACACTTCAGTTTACTACTGGCATCTGCCCAAGATGAACCTAAGGTACCGCCAGCTGAACCAACTGCATCACCAATAGCGGCCGAAGAAGCTAGCAAACCAGCTAGTAAGCCAGAGGCTGCAGGTTCATCCAAGTGCAAGTCAGATGAAATTCTTTCCGAAAATGGCTGCGTAAACCGCGATAACTTTCTGAACAAGATTATGATGAGATCCTGGAAGGACGAAGGCTTCGGCAAGGATATGGCAAGAGCTGGCCTGGTCGACGTGATGCAGTGCAAGGAGGATGAGGTGAGGACTCCATTTGGCTGCTCTAAGCCGCCGTTCCCACCGCACAGGGAGTCAAATCGGGTGCCAGTGCACCACAGCAGCTTGCACCGCGAGCAGGTGGTGTTCTCCAATCACGGATCGGTGCGAAGCGTCCATCAAGAAAAGGTCAAgatcgaaaaggaaaaaaggacGCCATACACGGGGCCCCCCATTTCGGGGCATAATGTTCCCCGAGAGAACTACATCCTGCCGGGCAGGTTGCTCCGAAGCGGACGGAAGTGCCGCCCATATGAGAGTCCTGGGAAAGACGGTCAGTGCCATCTGAAGAAGGGTAAAACGGGAAACTACAAGCACGGAAACCACGTATATGGACTCCAATTGAGGCACCGACACGAAGCAAGAGGCTAG
- the LOC122620688 gene encoding uncharacterized protein LOC122620688, protein MQVHCFCCVLLLYFSFLEVSSQDEPKVPPTEPTASPIAAEEASKPASKPEAAGSSKCKSDEILSENGCVNRDNFLNKIMMRSWKDEGFGKEMARAGLVDVMQCKEDEVRTPFGCSKPPFPPHRESSRVSVHHSRLNDGRIMHDKGIFKHFHHEEDVEQKPIRKPRVSGPPITGHKRPRKYVFLPGRSIGKGHKCRANEVLGRRSRCIQRKRPVRQRQHQTNENENEKRK, encoded by the coding sequence ATGCAAGTTCACTGCTTTTGCTGCGTGCTTCTACTATACTTCAGCTTCTTAGAGGTATCTTCTCAAGATGAACCTAAGGTACCGCCAACTGAACCAACTGCATCGCCCATAGCGGCCGAAGAAGCTAGCAAACCAGCTAGTAAGCCAGAGGCTGCAGGTTCATCCAAGTGCAAGTCAGATGAAATTCTTTCCGAAAATGGCTGCGTAAACCGCGATAACTTTCTGAACAAGATCATGATGAGATCTTGGAAGGACGAAGGCTTCGGCAAGGAAATGGCAAGAGCAGGCCTGGTGGACGTGATGCAGTGCAAGGAGGATGAGGTGAGGACTCCATTTGGCTGCTCAAAGCCGCCGTTTCCACCGCACAGGGAGTCAAGTCGAGTTTCAGTGCACCACAGCAGACTAAATGACGGACGGATTATGCACGACAAGGGCATTTTTAAGCACTTTCACCATGAGGAAGATGTTGAACAGAAACCCATTCGAAAGCCTAGGGTGTCGGGACCTCCGATAACTGGGCACAAGCGCCCACGAAAGTACGTCTTCTTGCCGGGAAGGAGTATTGGAAAGGGACACAAGTGTCGGGCTAACGAGGTCCTGGGAAGAAGGAGTCGCTGCATTCAAAGAAAACGGCCAGTTCGCCAACGACAACAtcaaacaaacgaaaacgaaaacgaaaaacggaAATAA